The Streptomyces laurentii region CAAGGCCCTGCCCCCGGACCAGGCGGCGGCCGTCACCCTCGCGGTCGTCGGCGGCAACCCCTCCCAGGCCCTCATCGACGCGGCCAAGGGCGCCGAACTCCTCGTGGTCGGCGACCGCGGCCGCAGCGGCTTCAAGGCCGCCGTCCTCGGCTCGGTCTCCTCGAACGTCTCCCAGCACGCCCCCTGCCCGGTCGTGGTGGTCCGGGGCACGGTCCCGGGCATCCCCGATGTCGACGAGACCGACGAGAAGTAGCCCTTCCCCGGGTCCTTCTTCTTCTCTTCCTTCCCTCGCCCCCCTCCCCACCGGCGGAAAGCGGCCCACGACGGCAACCCCCCTCCCGCCTTCCCCGGCCCGATCCCGCGGCCCCGCCACGGACGCCGGCGCGGCGACCGCCGCGACCGCCGCGACCGCCGCGCCCGAGACCCGCTCCCCGTCGGCCCCGTACCCGTCGGCGACCGCGAGCAGGTGCGGCCCGGCGTGCGCGGCGTCCTGTTGGACGGTGCGTACGAGCCCGCGGTCGAGCCGTACTGCGGCGACGAAGCGAAGCCCGCCGGAGAAGGCGGAAGTCGTGGTCATGTGGGTGTTCCCTCCGATGCGTTCGGCCAGAGAGGCGGCCAGGTCCCGCCGCGCCGCGGTCTGCGCCTCGACCTCGGCCCAGTACGCGCGGACGGCGCGGGCCGCGCCCGCCGTGTCCGTGGCGTACAGGGCGCAGACCCGGCCGGTGTCGGCGAGCGGCATCCCGATGCGCCGCAGCCAGCGGACGAGGCGGGCCTGTTCGACCTGGTCCCGCGTGTAGTAGCGGTAACCGGTGTACGGGTCGACGCGCGCGGGTGGCAGCAGCCCGGTCTCGTCGTAGCGGCGCAGCGCCTTGGCGGAGAGCCCGGATGCGCGGGCGAAGTCCCCGATCGTCAGCAGCATGCCCCCAGCCTCCCCGGCCCGACGGCCTCTCTGGTGCCGGGCGTGCTCACCCGGCACCACCGAGCCTTGGCCTTCCCCCGGCGGGAAGGTCAAGGGCCCCCGCCAGACGCCGCTCATGGCCATGGCCACCGCCGCTGTGGCGGTGGCCATGGCCTACTCCGGATGTCGCGCCGGACGCACCCCGCGCACTCCGCGCACTCCGCGCACTCAGTAGGGCGCGGGATGCCCGGCCGCGTCCTCGTGCGTGTAGAAGAGATAGAACGCGGCGGAGGACACGCCGGCGCCCACGATCAGTCCGAGGATCACCGAGGCGTAGATGCTCGCGTCGGAGAGGCTGAAGAGGAAGCCGATCGCGCAGCCGGCGAACGCGCCCCAGGCGACCGCGCGCAGCTCGCGCCGCAGCAGGTGGCCGTAGTGGTGGAGGGCGTAGACGCCGACGGCGACCACGAGGCCGCTGACGACGCCGAGCCAGAACTGGCCCCAGCTCGGGGCGCCGCCCCGGCGGACGACGGTGGGGGCCCACAGACCGTAGGCGATGCCGAAGAGGACGGGGACGACCCAGCCCTTCGCGCCGCTGCTCGTCCGCTGCTCGTGCCGGACCGTGTGCCGGCCGACGGGTACCGCTGAGTGTGCGGCCATGGCGGAGACTCCTTTCCCGCGCCTTCTGCTGCATCCTCCAGCGCACACCTCACTCGAACGGCCCGCAAGTGGATCAGCCGGTTCCGCGCTCCTCACCCGAACGCACCAGTAAAAAATCCGATGGGCGAGCGACCGCTCCCACGATGGGGCCATGAGCCAGAACACCGCACCGCAGGCGCCGCGGACCCCGCCGCCTGCCTACGCTTCCCACTCCTCGGGCTGGGCCTCCGGTGGATCCCTCTTCGCCGGTGTCCTGATGCTGGTCACCGGCATCATCGACATCTTCGAGGGCATCGCCGGCATCGCCCACAACACCATGTACGCCCGCGTCGGCGACTACGTGTACCGGTTCAGCTTCACGACCTGGGGCTGGATCCACCTGATCCTCGGCATCCTCGTCGCGCTCACCGGTTTCGCGATCCTCAAACGGGCGGAGTCGGGCCGGATCGCCGGCATCATCCTGGCCGGCCTGAACATCGTGATCCAGTTCATGTTCCTGCCGCACCAGCCGTGGTGGGCCATGTTCTCCATGGCCATCTCCGTCTTCGTCATCTGGGCGCTGGCGGCGGACGAGTCGTTCGGGAAGCACGGCGGGTGAGCGGGACGAGACACGCGCTCGCCGGCACCGCCGTCTGCGCCGCCGTGCTGCTCGCCCTCACCGGGTGCGAGCAGGCCAAGCAGAAGGCGAGCGACATCTCCGCGTCCGCGCAGCAGCGGATGCGGGATGTCGCCCACGGGATCGACGCGACCAAGGACGTCACGGCCGGCCCGTCCACCACGGCGAGCGACGGGCGCGCGGTCGCGACGATCACCGTGACCAACCGCGGCGACAAGACCTCCGACTTCACCGCCTGGGTCAACTTCCGTGACGCGAGCGGCAATCTGCTCGACGCGGTGGTGCTGAACATCGACGGCGTCGGCCCCGGGGCGGTCAAGTCGGCGACGGCCCGCAGCAATCGGAAGCTGTCCGGCACGACGAAGGCCGAGGTCGCCCAGGCCCTCCGCCACTGACCGCGGCGACCCGCTCCCCGCCCCCGTCCCGCCTCGCGCGCGTTCCCCGCGCCTTCCCGCGCGTTCCCCCGCGAATTCCCTGAACGGGCGTCCCGACCTGCGCGTTCGGCCCGGATCGGCCACGCTGGAGAACATGGACAACGACGACATCCTCCAGGACATCGGCGCCCTCGTCGAGGAGGAACGCGCCCTGCGGCAGCGCACCGGCGGGCTCCTGGACGAGGAGCGGACACGGCTCGCGGAGCTGGAGGTACGGCTCGACCAGTGCTGGGACCTGCTGCGGCAGCGCAGGGCGAAGACGGAGTACGGGGAGGACCCGGACACGGCGGCCGTGCGCCCCGCCACCGAGGTCGAGAACTACCGCAGTTAGGGCGATCAGCGCCCCGGATCGCACGGTTCGGTCAGTTCAGGCCATCCTCGGGCCACGCCAAACCTCACCAAAGGGTGCGTACGGACGCGCGGGGCGGCGGTCGCGGAACGGATACTTCCCACCGCCGTTACCGAAATCCACGGGGACGACTACGATGCGCACGAATTCACTGTGATCCACACCGCTTTCGCGTCCCCCGACCGGCGCGCGGCAGGGTCACGGTCTCTTCGCCTGCCGTCCCCCCTCGTCATCGCTCCACCCCGTTCTCCCCCGCTCGTCACCCTCGCGCTTCCGCTCGACCGACCGTCCCCCCACCACGCGCCCCGAGGACACCGTCATGCGCACCACTTCCGGCAGAGGCCCCGGTCGCGGCCCCGCCAAGGGCCCGGGCCGGGGTCTCCAGCCCAACGCCCTCGGCACGTTCGACACGATCCTGATGGCCGTCGCCGGCAGCGCCCCCGCCTACTCGCTCGCCGCGACCACGGCCGTCCTCTTCGGCACGGCCGGCTTCGCCGGGCCCGCGGCGCTGCTCTACTGCGCGATACCCATGCTCGGAATCGTCCTCGCGTACGCGCGTCTTGGCCGGATCGACGTCAATGCCGGTGCCGCGTACTCGTGGGTGGGCCGTACCCTGCACCCCTTCCTCGGCTTCCTGTCCGGCTGGGCGCTGGTCTTCGCCGCGACCGTCTTCATGGTGGCCGGCTCGCTGCCGGCCGGCTCGCTGACGCTCTCCCTCGTCGACCCGGCCCTCGCCGACGACACGCTCCTGGCCAGCGCGGTGGGCGCGGGCTGGTTCCTGGTGATGCTGCTGATCGTCCTGGGCGGCGCGCGGCTCACCGTACGGGCCCAACTCCTCATGTCCGGCATCGAGATGGCGATCCTGCTGGTCTTCATCCTCGGGGTGCTCGCGCACCACGGGTACGCCACCGCCTTCGACTGGTCCTGGTTCGGCTTCGGCCACTTCGGCGGCGCCTCCGGCTTCGCGTCGAGCGCGCTGATCGCCGCGTTCTACTACTGGGGCTGGGACGTCACCAGCAACCTGAGCGAGGAGACCCGCGACAGCCGCCGTACGGCCGGCTTCGCCGCGCTCGTCGGCACGGGCGTGGTCTTCCTCCTCTTCGTGGCGTTCACGGTCGCGGTCAACGTGCTGCTCAGCGCCGACAAGATCGAGACGAGCGGCACGAACGTGCTCGCCGTCCTCGGCGAGGAGATCTGGCCCGGCGTCGGCGGCAAGTTGCTGATCCTGGCCGTGCTCCTGTCGACCGTCGCGACCCTGGAGACCACCCTCCTCCAGGCCACCCGCTCGCTGTTCGCGATGGGCCGCGACCACACCCTGCCGTCGGCGCTCGGCGTCGTGCACCGCCGCTGGAACACCCCGTGGGTCGCGATCGTCGCCGTCGGCGTCGTCGCGCTCGGCCTGTTCGCGGCGGCGACCGCCGCCGGCTCGGTGACCGAGGCGCTGCAGACCGGGGTGAGCGCCATCGGCCTCCAGATCTCGCTCTATTACGCCCTCGCGGGCATCGCGGCCGTCGTCGCGTACCGGAAGCTCGTGCTGACGTCCGTACGGGAGTTCTTCCTCGGCGCGGCGTGGCCGCTGCTCGGTTCGGCGTTCATGCTGTGGGTCTTCTTCCAGTCGCTGGGCGAACTGTCGGGGGCCGCGCTGACCGTCGGCCTCGGCGGGCTCGCGGCGGGCGTGCCGCTGATGCTCGTGTACTGGCGCAAGGGCAGCTCGTACTACCGGCCGGCCCGGCTCTGCGCGGTCAGCGCGCTGGCGGCGGCGGAACCCTTCGACTCCTCCGACTCGCCCCGCGCGCGCCGGGAAGAGAAGTCGCTCGCGACCGACTTCTGAGGGCCGCGGGCGCCGGACTCCCGCTGACTACTCCCGCCGCCCGCTCCCACACTCACTACTCCCACTCACTACTCCCGTCCACCGCTTCCGTTCACTGACCACACCCGATTCCGATCCGACGGGGCCGGCTTCCGGCCGCTCCGTCCCCCAGGGGGGATCCGGATGGCAGCTCTCCGCCGCCTCTCGCGCAGGGCCGGGCAGTCCCGGCAGGCCCGGTTCGTCCCGGACTTCGACCCGGACTTCGGCGACCGGCCGCTCACCGAGGCCCGGCACGACATGGTCATCGGCCGCTGGCAGGGCGTCCGCGACCTGCTCGCCGCCACCGGGAACGACTGGGCCCGCCGGACCCACCGGATCCGGCTGCTGTCGCACGCCGCCGCCGGCACCTCCGCCGTCGAGGCCTGGCGGGCGGCCGAACCGGGCAACCCGGACGTGGCGGTGCTGCGCGCCGCGACCGAGGTCGTACGGCTCTTCGACACGGCCATCGCCGCCGGCCGGGGCGCGACGGTCGACCGCGGCCGGATCGACGCCACCGCCGACATCTGTCTGACGGCGGCGGAGGCGGCACCCGCCGACCCGATGCCGTGGGCGTCGCTGCTGTCGGTCGCGCGGCTCTACGAGGGCGGGGTGTCACGGCGCGAACTGCGCGGCTGGTTCGACGAGTTGCGGCGCCGCGACCCGTACCACACCGAAGGCCACACACAGTTGCTGCGCTACTGGTCGGCCCGCTGGCACGGCACGCACGGCGCGATGTACGACTTCGCGCGCGACGCGGCGGGCGTGGCGCCGCCCGGCTCGCCACTGCCGGTCCTCGTGCAGATCGCCCGCGTCGAGGAGTACCGCTACATCGTGGACGGGGCGCTGGGCCGGGGCCCGGTGCGCGGCTTCGACCAGCACTGGAAGCACGAGCTGGCGGTGACCGAGCTGCGCCGCACGCACGCCCGCTGGGTCAACGGCCGGGAGCCGGGCCGGCCGGCGGCGCCGGAGGAGGTCGCCGAACTCAACTACCTCGCGCACGCCGCGTGTTACGCGGGCCAGGCGGCGGTGGCGCGGGACGTGATGGGGCTGCTCGGGAAACTGGCGGCATGGGTGCCGTGGGCGTACACGGGCGAGGCGGAGGAGCAGTTCGTACGGTTCCGGGAGGGCCTGGAAGCGGGTGCGGGCGCGGAGTCCGGGCCGTGGGCCGAGGGCCGGCCGGGCCCGGGAACGGGCTGAGACCCGTCCCCTGACGCCGTACCGCCCTGCCCGGAAGGTTCCGGACAGGGCGGTGACGGACAGGGCGGTGACGGACAGGGCGGTGACGAACTACGACGGGATCGGCGTCGGGCTCAGAGACCGATGTCCTCGCCGTCCGTGCGCCAGACGGCGACCACGGACGGGCGGACGATCCTGCCCGGTCCGTCCGGCCAGACCGAGGCGGGCTTCTCGACGGACGCGCCGTCGATCTCGCCCGGGTGCTGCACGGCGACCAGGACGCGGCGGTCCTGGACGATCGGTCCGCAGGTCTCCGCGCCGGTCGGCACAGTCAGGAACTGCCGGAGCTCACCGCGCCGTTCGCCCCGCGTGGCGACACCGAACAGACCGTCGTGCGAGCCGAGCTGGTTGCCGTCGGTGGAGATCCACAGGTTGCCGTGCGGGTCGAAGGTGACGTTGTCGGGGCAGGAGATCGGGCTGACCTTCTCCTTCGGGAAGCCGGCGAAGTAGGTCGCCGGGTCCGCCGGGTCGCCCGCGACGAGGAACAGCCGCCAGGCGAAGCGCTCCGAGGCCGGGTCGTCGCGGTGCTCGGCGAGCTCCAGGATCTGGCCGTGCTTGTTGAGGTTGCGCGGGTTGGCCTCGTCCGCGCCGGCCTTGCCCGCCTTGCCGCGGTCGGCGTTGTTGGTGAGGACGACGTAGACGCGGCCGGTACGCGGCGACGGCTCGATGTCCTCGGGGCGGTCCATCTTGGTGGCGCCGACCTTGTCACCGGCGAGGCGCGTGAAGACGTACACCTCCTCGGCCGTCATGCCGGGCACGTGCGAGACGGCCTCGCCGCGCGGGCCGGCCGTGGCGAGCGGGATCCAGGTGCCCGAACCGTCGAACTCGCCGTCCGACGGGAGCTTTCCGGTGCCGTCGATCTCGGTGGCGGGGCTGTCGCCGGTCAGCTTGGCGACGTACAGGGTGCCCTCGTCGAGCAGGGTGAGGTTGTGCTCGTGCGCGGCGCGCGAGTTGCCCTTCTTCATCCGCTGCGACGAGACGAACTTGTAGAAGTAGTCGAAGCGTTCGTCGTCGCCCATGTAGACGACCACGCGGCCGTCGTCGGTCAGGCGCGGCTGCGCGGCCTCGTGCTTGAAGCGGCCGAGCGCGGTGCGCTTGCGGGGCGTGGACTCCGGGTCGTACGGGTCGAGTTCGACGACCCAGCCGAAGCGGTGCGCCTCGTTGGGCTCCTGCGCCAGGTCGAATCGCTTGTCGAAGCGCTCCCACTTGCGCTCGGAGGCGCCGGTACCGATGCCGTACCGCTTGTCGGTGGCGGAGGAGGCGTGGGCGAAGTACTGGTTGAAGTTCTCCTCGCCGTGGAGGGTGGTGCCCCACGGGGTGGTGCCGCCCGCGCAGTTGTTGAGCGTGCCGAGGACGGTACGGCCGGTGCGGTCGGCGGACGTCCGGACCAGGGCGCCGCCGGCGGCGGGGCCGGTGAGCTCGAACCGGCTGGTGGCGGTCAGCCGCCGGTTGAGGTGATGGCGGGAGACCGGGGCCAGCCGGCCGGTGCGGCGCTCGCCCTCGACGGCGACGACGGACAGGCCGTGCGCGGCCCACGCGATCTCGACCTGCTCGCGGGTCGGGTTCTCCGGGTCGTAGCCGCGGAACATCAGGATCTCGTCGGTGTACTCGTGGTTGGCGACGAGCAGCTGACGGTTCGGCTCGCCACGCAGCGGGAGCAGGGAGAGGAAGTCGTTGTTGTAGCCGAACTGGCCGGCCTGGGCCTTCGCCGACTGCTTGTCGGCGTCGAAGGCGGGCGCGCCGCGCAGGATCGGCTCGCCCCAGCGGATGACGACGTTCTGGGAGTAGCCGGCGGGGACGGTGACCTGGTCGGCGGTGTTGGGCGCGACGGGCGCGAAGCGCAGGCCGCGGGCGCCCTCGACCGGGCGGGGCGCGCCGTGGTGGCCGTTGCCGTTGCCGTGGCCGCTGCCGCTGTGCGCCTCGGCGGGCTGCGCGCCGCCGAGGGCGAGCGTGGTGCCGGCGGCGGACGCGACGGTGACGACGGCGGCGGCACGCATCATCGAACGGCGGGAAAGCGCCCCCGCGATGACGTCACCGACGTACTCGTTGTCGCTGGTGTTCGGCACCTCCTGGAAACAGGCGTCGCCGCACCGGAAACGGCACGTCATGGCGGAACGGCCGCCTCCGTGGGAGTGGTTGCTCAGCATCGGCAGCATTTTGCGCACTTCGTCCTCCAGGGCGTCCGCATCGGTCCGACGGCGACGTTAGGGGCGCACCCCAGCACGACGGCGGCGGCACGGTGAACGAGCGATGAATCCCGGGCGACCGCGAGGGCCGGAAGTGTGGCGCGGTTGTGAGGACGGAACGCGGAGGGGTCACGGGGAGGGTCGTAGGGCGGGGCTTGAGTGGCCGATAACCTTACGTGTCCGCCCTGGCCATGGATGCCGGGACGAGGACGCACACCGCACCCGACTCACGCGAAGGGGTACGCCCATGGGTATCCGGAGCTTGCTGCGCAAGGTTTTCGGCCGCGACCGCACGACCGACACCACTTCGGCAGCCCCCGTCCCGCCGCAGGCGGCCGCCCCGGAGGTGGAGACGACGAAGGCGGAGCGGGTGGAGGTAGAGGAGGCGAAGCCGACGGAGGCCGCGGAGGCCCCGGCGGCGGAGCCGGAGGCGCCGATGACAAAGGCGCCGGTGACAGAGGCGCCTGAGGCCCCGGTGGTGGAGGCCGCGGCCGAGACCACCGAGCCGGCCGCGACGCCGGTGCCGGAGGCGAAGGCAGAGGCAGAGGAGAAGGCAGAGGCAGAGGAGCCGCAGGCGAAGGCCGCGGTGCCCGAGCAGCCCGCCGCGCCGGTGATCCCGGCCGAGCCCGAGCCGGAGCCCGAGGCCGCCCCGGAGCCGGCGGCGCCCGCCGCCGAGGCCGAGGAGACCACCGAGCCGGAGCCCGTCGCCGAGCCCGCGAAGCCCGTGGTCCCCGCCCAGACCGCCGCCGAACGCGCGGCCGCGGACCTGGTCGCCGCCTCCTTCGACAACCCGCGCATCCCGCACGCCCGCCAGGAGACGCCGGAGGCGGAGACCCCCGCCGCCGAGGCGAAGCCGGAGCCGGAGCCGGAGCCGGAGGCTGTGGTGGAGACCGCTGCGGCTGAGGCGAAGCCCGAGCCGGAGGCGGAAGCCGAGCCGGCCCCCGTCGGGGCTCCCGAGCCGGAGATCACCGAGCCGGAGCCCGTCGCGGCCACGGAGCAGGCCACCCCGGCAGAGGCGGTCGAAGCTCCCGCCGTCGAGCCTGTCGAAGCCGTAGAGGTCACCGCACCGGAGCCGGAGCCGGAGGCTGCCGCCGAGGCCGAGGCCCCCGCCGAATCTCCCGAGCCCGAGGTCACCGAGCCGGAGATCCAGCCGGAGCCCGTCGAAGCCGAAGCCGCACCCGCCGTCGAACCGGTCGAGGCCGTCGAGGCCGTCGAGGCCGTCGAGGCCGTCGAGGTCACCGAGCCGGAGCCGGAAGCTGCGGCCGAGATCGAGGCCCCCGCCGAGCAGACCACCCCTGCGGAGTCCGTCGAGGCCGTCGAGACTCCCGCCGTCGAGGTCACCGAGCCGGAGGCGACCCCCGCCGAAACGCCCGAAGAGTCCCCCGAGGCGTCCGCCCAGGAATCTCCCGAGGAGCCTGCCGAGGCGTCCGCCGAGAAGCCCGCCGAGGCAGCCCCGGAGGAATCCCCCGCAGAGCCCTCCGAACAGCCTTCTGAGGAATCCCCCGAGGAATCCCCCGAGGAGCCGAAGGACTGCGGCCCCGCCGTCCCCCTCGCCCGCGTGGAGGCGGACGCGCCGCACCTCGCCGACGCGTACAAGGCGGCCGGCACCGTACTGAAGAACCAGGATCTGGCGGGCGCGCGGGCGGCCGTCTACCTGGTGGTCGACCGGTCCGGTTCGATGCGCCCGTACTTCAAGGACGGCTCGGTCCAGCGGCTCGCCGAGCAGACGGTCGCGCTGGCGGCCCACCTGTCCGAGGACGCGACGGCGACCGCCGTCTTCTTCTCCACGGACATCGACGGCACCGCCGAGCTGACCCCGGCCGGCCTCACCCCGACCCGTGTGGACGAGCTGAACGCCACGTACGGCCGGATGGGCCGGACCACGTACCACCGCGCCGTCGAGGAGGTCCTGGCCCTGCACGAGAAGAGCGCGGACCCGTCGCGGCCCGCCCTGGTCGTGTTCCAGACGGACGGCGCGCCCGAGTCGAAGACGGCCGCCACCCAGGCGTTGGCGGAGGCGGCGGACCGCCCGTACGAGGTGCACTGGCGGTTCACGGTGTGGGGCGCGGAGGAGACGAAGGCCTTCGACTTCCACCGTAGGCTCGCCACTCCCCGTACCGCCGTCCACTTCGCCGGACCGGCGCCCGTCGAGGCGGAGCACACCGCCTTCTACCGCGGTCTGCTCGCGGACTGGTCGCTCTGACCGGACCCCGACCGCACCCTGATCAGCGGCTGATCACCGCCTGATCGACGACTGAACGGCACCCCGGGCCCGGGGCCGGTGGGCGTACCCACCCGGCCCCGGGCTTAACCATGTGAGGGGGACACGATCCGGCCGTTAAAATTCGCAGCATGGCGGCCACTGGATCCGAGAAGCAGGGCTCGAAGGCGTTCTACGTCACGACCCCCATCTACTACGTCAACGACGCTCCTCACCTGGGCCACGCCTACACGACCGTCGCAGGCGACGTGCTCACCCGCTGGCACCGCCAGCGCGGTGAGAAGGTGTGGTACCTCACCGGCACGGACGAGCACGGTCAGAAGATCATGCGCACCGCGGAGGCGAACGGCGTCAGCCCCCAGGAGTGGTGCGACAAGCTCGTCGAGGAGGCCTGGAAGCCCCTCTGGGAGCACCTGAACATCGCGAACGACGACTTCATCCGCACCACCCAGAAGCGTCACACCGACCGCGTCCAGGAGTTCGTGCAGGACCTGTACGACAAGGGCGAGATCTACAAGGGCGGCTACGAGGGCCCGTACTGCGTGGGCTGCGAGGAGTACAAGCTCCCCGGCGACCTCATCGAGGCGGAGGACGGCACCAAGCTGTGCGCCGTCCACAAGAAGCCGGTGGAGATCCTCAAGGAGGAGAACTACTTCTTCAAGCTGAGCGAGTACGGCCCGAAGCTGATCGAGTTCTACGAGTCGAACCCGGGCTTCATCCAGCCGGAGAGCGCCCGCAACGAGGTCGTGAACTTCGTCAAGCAGGGCCTCCAGGACCTGTCGATCTCGCGTTCGACGTTCGACTGGGGCGTGCCGATCCCGTGGGACGACAAGCACGTGATCTACGTGTGGGTCGACGCCCTCCTGAACTACGCGACGGCCGTCGGCTACAACGAGAACCCGGCGAAGTTCGACGAGACCTTCCCGGCGGACGTCCACCTCATCGGCAAGGACATCCTGCGCTTCCACGCGGTGATCTGGCCGGCGATGCTGATGGCGCAGGGCCTGCCGGTGCCGGGACGCGTCGCGGCGAACGGCTGGCTGATGGTCGGCGGCGAGAAGATGTCGAAGTCGAACCTGACCGGCATCAAGCCGCAGGACCTGACCTCGCACTTCGGCGTGGACGCCTACCGCTGGTACTTCCTGCGCGCGATCGCGTTCGGGCAGGACGGCTCGTTCTCGTGGGAGGACTTCTCCGCCCGCTACACCTCCGAGCTGGCCAACGACTACGGCAACCTCGCCTCGCGCGTGGCGGCCATGGTCGGCAAGTACTTCGGCGGCGAGCTGCCGGCCGCGACGGCCGACGGCGACGCGGAGAAGGCGGTCCACGAGGGCCTGGCGCGGGCCGTGGCCACCGCCGACGCCAAGATCGGCGAGGAGCTGGACTTCCAGGCCGGCATCCTGGCGATCTTCGACTTCGTGAAGCAGGTCAACGGCTACATCACCGAGCAGGAGCCCTGGAAGGTCGCCAAGGACGAGTCGGAGGCGGGCCAGGCCCGTCTCGCGACGATCCTGTACACGGCCGCCGAGGCGCTGCGCGCGGTCGCGGTCCTGCTGAACCCGATCATGCCGGAGACCTCCCAGCAGCTCTGGGACTCGCTCGGCGCCGAGGCGTCCCTGGGCGCCCTGACCGCCCAGCCGGTCCAGGACGCGGGCACGTGGGGCCAGCTCCCGACGGGCGCGAAGGTCACGAAGGGCGCGGTCCTCTTCCCGCGTCTGGAGGACCCGAAGAAGGCCTGACGCCCCCCGGACGTCCCGGTGGCCGCCGCCCCTCCCGCCCGGAGGGTCGGCGGCCACCGCCGTTTCCGGGCCCTGGCCCGGGCCCGGCCCCGGCTCCGACGCCACCGGCCCGCGCTCCTACACCGGCACCCGTATCACCCGGGCGGGTACGATCCGCTACGAGCACGACGGCCAGGGACGGGTCACCTCGCGGCGCAAGACGCGCCTGTCACGCAAGCCCGACGCCTGGCACTACACATGGGACACCGAAGACCGTCTCACCTCGGTGATCACTCCAGACGGTACCGAGTGGCGCTACGTCTACGACCCGCTCGGTCGCCGCATCGCCAAGCACTCGCCCACGGAGACCGTCCATTTCACCTGGGACGGCACCATCCTGTGCGAGCAGTCCACCGATAGCGTGACCCTCACCTGGGACCACGCGGGCCTGCACCCCCTGTCCCAGACGGAACGCCGCCGCGACACCGACGAGACCCGTTTCTTCGCCATCGTCACCGACCTCGTCGGAACTCCGACGGAACTCGTCGACGAATCCGGCGAACTGGCCTGGCGCGCCCGCAGCACCCTCTGGGGCACCACCGCCTGGACCCGGACGGCGACCGCCTACACCCCTCTGCGCTTCCCGGGCCAGTACTTCGACCCGGAATCGGGCCTGCACTACAACTTCTTCCGCTACTACGACCCCGAACCGGCCCGCTACCTCACCCCGGACCCCCTGGGCCTGGCTCCGGCCCCGAACCCGGCGACGTACGTCCACAATCCGCATACGTGGAGCGACCCGCTGGGGCTGGCGCCCACAGAGTGCCCCCGCGGTATATACGAATTCAGGCCACCCAATCCCAATTTCCCACCCGATGCAGCCATAATGGAGGCAATGCGATCTGCCCCG contains the following coding sequences:
- a CDS encoding RHS/YD repeat-containing protein (COG3209 Rhs family protein;~RHS protein; pfam03527;~RHS repeat-associated core domain; TIGR03696;~RHS/YD repeat-containing protein [Streptomyces bingchenggensis BCW-1];~identified by MetaGeneAnnotator; putative): MITPDGTEWRYVYDPLGRRIAKHSPTETVHFTWDGTILCEQSTDSVTLTWDHAGLHPLSQTERRRDTDETRFFAIVTDLVGTPTELVDESGELAWRARSTLWGTTAWTRTATAYTPLRFPGQYFDPESGLHYNFFRYYDPEPARYLTPDPLGLAPAPNPATYVHNPHTWSDPLGLAPTECPRGIYEFRPPNPNFPPDAAIMEAMRSAPIGGNIDCSEIAEWISKRSPHGKIINLTTPDSSDLKIPEAMGSREEFYRYHDVYTDGRYVYDPAMSSNPIPYGDYERAIRLLNPGKKLVVGNGGYDGPLW